aaagtcaaatttataaATCTAATATATAAACTGACCTTTTCATATTATGATTGTCACTCTCACCTAGGATCTCCCAATAGATGTGTCAAAAGACATAATTGATAAAAGCCACTGGTTCACAATGGAGGATGCAAAGACAGCAAGGAAAGAGCTCAAAGAGAATATTCTCAGTTCCTGTGAAGTCTGTGCAGGTAGCATCTCCATTCTTCATCACTATGCACCAACTGTCATTTAGTGTACCATTGAAATTAAACGTTCCTTTTCATCTTCATAATTGcttattttttaaaacattttgaatCTCATGCTTTCACAGTTGAAAACAATGAGAGGCAAAAAGATCATGACAAAACAGAAGAGGTCAGAAACAATGAGGAAGACAAGATAGCcatgaaaagaaaaaacagaagcAGTAATCAAATTAAAAGGGAAAGTGAATGGAAAGTATGtccaaaagaaaagaaaaatgacaaCAGAGAGGGCAAACAGAAGAAATCAGAGGACAAAACAGGTGAAAAAGGGACAATTAGAAATTTAGGTCAAGAGAATGAGATAATCGAGTGCAAAGAATgtgaaaaacaagagaagacGCATGGTGTGGGTTGTGGTGAAAAGGAAAATGTTGTGGATCTACTTGAAGCTTTAGTAAAGGAAGATGAAAGCCTTGAGGGGTATGGAAAGGAGGAAGAATCGACAGGACAAGGAGAATGGAGTCAGAAAAAGCAAGGAATAGAAAGCAAAGGAAAAGTGTACAATGTCCTTGGAAGGTTAACAGTAACAGGAAAACATTACTGTGTTGATGAGGAAGAAATTAAGAGACGCGTGAAAGGAGAAAATATGTCAGCAAACGTATTGAGAAGCCTGATCAGGGTTACTGTTTCTTCATATTTTGAgtacaaatatacaaatattttCACTGACAAAAGAAAGTACGAGTTtttataattaattatattttttaaCAGGTTGGGAAACGGGACATTCCCAGAGAGGTATTAGCCCAACCAAAGAAGGCAAAGACCCAGGTGAGCATGTTTAGTGCTCTCACAGAGGGAGAAGCCCAGGACCTTGCTCTGGGTTATGGATCCAGCCTGACCAAGTACTTCCCCAAGGCCCAACTCATTCAGGGCATACCACCCGATGATGCAGCGGTCACAATGTAAGCTGAAGTACACTACAAGGGTCATTATTCATGTATTGGGTTAAGGATTCAACAATAAAGGTGGAGTAATTCTTTGTAGAATTAttgttatattttaaaaaactgCAGTCCACATGAGTTACTTGCACAAGAATGGTGGAGACAATTACACTGGTACCTAAAAATCTAATTTCACTgttaaacaaacaaagaaaagaaagacaatAATGACATTTCACAGGTTTTTAATGAATGTGTTATCATATTTTACACTGAGCTACATTATACATTTAGCTTTAAAAAATCAACACCATATTAagcatacacataaacacattttattccCAGCAGACtattaagaagtgcaaagttcactatgttttatttttctttctctatAGGAAAACCATAAAGAAGATAAGACAAAACCTGCATGAGTTGGGCCCAGATTCTGACTTttctttaaaaacacacaattttGGCCCAGTTGCAACAGATCTTTGCCTATCTTTTGTAGAGGATCAActaaaatagtaaaaaaaaaacctccaaATCCAAAATA
This Brachyhypopomus gauderio isolate BG-103 chromosome 6, BGAUD_0.2, whole genome shotgun sequence DNA region includes the following protein-coding sequences:
- the LOC143516461 gene encoding uncharacterized protein LOC143516461, whose product is MEDAKTARKELKENILSSCEVCAVENNERQKDHDKTEEVRNNEEDKIAMKRKNRSSNQIKRESEWKVCPKEKKNDNREGKQKKSEDKTGEKGTIRNLGQENEIIECKECEKQEKTHGVGCGEKENVVDLLEALVKEDESLEGYGKEEESTGQGEWSQKKQGIESKGKVYNVLGRLTVTGKHYCVDEEEIKRRVKGENMSANVLRSLIRVGKRDIPREVLAQPKKAKTQVSMFSALTEGEAQDLALGYGSSLTKYFPKAQLIQGIPPDDAAVTMKTIKKIRQNLHELGPDSDFSLKTHNFGPVATDLCLSFVEDQLK